CCTTCGTCCCAGTCCCGTATTAACACCTCTCAGCAGTGGATAAAAGCCCTTCCCGCAGAGATTCTTCACATCATCGTTCTCCATATCGTACAGCGCCATGCCCGCCAGTCCGCGCGTTATAATGTACGAACCCTTCAGCTGCACCGTCTGTACCTCATCGTAGGTGGCCCACGAGATTTTGTTGGTGGCGTAGAATGATTCCTGCGTCCGGTCGAGCACCGTCTCCCATCCTGCTTTCGCTCGCTCCAGACACAGCTCGGGGTAGGACATGATGCCCTCGGTCGTTGTGTACTGGCCCATATCACCCCGGCCAGCCGTTCGTGCACCGATGCCGCTATCGTTCGCTGCGTACAGCTTCATAATGTTCGCCGTCGGAGTAACTCCAAGGATGAGCTTCGCGGCTGGTGCACCTTCCGCGATCCACCCGGTAATGACGGCGTCCACATTGAGCTGGGCTTCATAGAGGGACGTTTCCTTGCCGCTAGCGTACAGCGCACTTTGATGGCCCGTCTTGCCGTCCCAGTAGTGGTGCATATTGAACGCCATCACGTTGAAGTAGTCGACGTACCGCACCAAACTCGGCACGTTGTAGCTGCCCATGAAGAAGTCGCTCGTCGGCGCAACACTgagcgtcagcagcagcccgtACATGTGCAGATTGGCGGACAGTTCCGAGATGAAGGTGACAAAGTTGAACCGATCCTCGGGATTGCCGCCTTTCAGCACGGGATACTGCCAGTAAAAGTCGAGCCCATCGAACTGGTACTGCTGGATGAGAAAGCTCAGGATGGAGGAGACGGCCGCCTGGCGGGTGACGGTGTTGTTCATGAGGGTGGAAAATGGGCTCGAGCCGGACTGGAGACTGTTCAGCCCGATCATGCACTTGACGGCGGGTGCACGCTGGCAGACGCTTTTGAAGCGTGCAAACCCGCCATTCGTGACGTCGGCATAGCTGTCGAGCAGCTTGATGCTGCCGGTGGACGTGAGCGTGATCGAGCTGTAGACGATGTGTGTGCAGAGGTTGGGATTGATGTCCTCGACCGTCACCTTACCATCGCCCACGCGGTACGTGGCCTTGTTGTCGAAGAAGCAGAACACCTTATCTGAAATGAGGACGGTAAATTGATCAGTTATTTGTCTACACTAAACAGGACTATGAAGCTTGGTCCAAAATATGCAACACAAAATAGCCAACAAGCGTTTTAGGAAGGAATAtggttttattaaataaaaaggtTTTCGAGAGATTTCTTAGTGCTAGACAGTGGTGATTCGCTTAAACTGTACAGTCCGTATTGAAGAGGTACGTGCAAACGTTAGCCGTCGGGTCAAAGTATAGACCTGAAGGACATCTTAACAACCAGTTTTCTTGAATCGGCCTgaaacaaagagagagagagagagagagagagagagagagagagagagagagagcaagagacaGCAGTTGCCAATTAGTAAACAGTAAGTAGTGCTTAATTCATTCAAACTCTACTCACAGTCCCGGATAACACTGGTAGAATTGGGCGCAGTTGTTTGGATCCCGCAGGAAACCACTTGCAGGACAGACCAGCTTTTGGGTCGGCCTTGCAGtcgtagtagtggtggtggtcctGTACATAGTGGTGGTCGTGGTTAACGGTCGTTGCGTTGTTGTGGTCGTGATCGGTCGTGCCGTGCTtgtagtggtagtggtggtcTTCGCTGTAGTTGTAGTTGTTCCCGGTGTTGGAGCTACCGTTCCAAACACTTCCCTGTACACGGCCGACGTGATTGGATGCTGTCCCTCACCGCAGATTCCTCGCGCATCATCAGACTCAATAGACCACACCATGATGCCGCCCAGGTTCATACGCTTCGCGTACTGTACCTTGATCGCAATCGAGTTGACATCGTCGTACGATATCCACTGGTTGCCACTGTACGCGTACGGCACCTGCTGAACACTGCTGAACGCTTTCGTGTACCCACCAGCAGCTAGCTTTTCACAGATTTCCAGATAGGAGAGGGTGCCCGGTTCCAGTGTGTACGGACCGGCATCTCCCGGACCGATAGTTGGTGCACCGATGCGAGTGTCCGAGGTAGAGGACAGTTTGAAGGTGTGTCCATAGACGGGCACGCCAAGAACAAGCTTCGAAGGATCCAAACCGGCACCCAACCAAGCCTTAACGCAAGCGTCCTGTAATTCAAGTTAATGTCCTCTGTAGAGTTCTGATGAAATGATCTACTGTCGCCTTGTCTTTACTTACCACATTCAACATACTGGAGGTATAGCCCGTCTCCCAAGAGTTCGGATACATCGGTGCATTCGCACCGGTCTGAGCGTCCCAGTACGCGTGCAAATCGTATGCCATCAAGTTAACAAAGTGTACGTACTTGTTAATCTCCGGCACGTCATACGCCGATCTCAGATAGTCCGCCGTCGCCGCAGTCGCAATCGACAGCAGCAGCCCTTCTTGATCGAACCGGGCGCGAAGATCGCGCAATAGCTTGACAAAGCCAACTCGATCGTCCACCGAACCGCCGCGCAGTGTCGGATACTCCCAGTCCACGTCGAACCCGTCAAATCCGTATCGCTTAACGAACGCAACGGCCGACTCGACGAACACCGCACGCAGCAGGTCCGAGTTGGCCATCGTCGAGTAGGAGGCGGATCCTTCGTTCCAGCCTCCGATTGCGACCATTAGCTTCACGTTCGGGTTGCGTTGCTTCAGCTGGATGAAGCGCGAATAGCCACCGAGACTGATGTCCAGCCAGCTGTCCAGTATCTTCACATTGCCCTTCGTATCTAGGCCCACGAACGTGTACACGATGTGCGTACAGAGGTTGGGATTGATGCTCTCCACGTCGTACTTGCCATTGCCAATGCGGTAGGTAGCCCAGCTACCAAAATAGCACACGATACGATCTACGAGAGTTGAAGACGGGGAAAGAAAATAATCACACACATAAGAATGGATTAATCGTCTTGAAGTAACAGCACTGAGTTAAGGTCGAATATTTGAATGCTATTGCAATGAAAACTTTCCTTATTAATAGTCCACCACAGAAAGATCGAGTACCAAGGTACTTCatttcaaaacacaacacaaccaaaaCGAACGAACTGTAGGAAGCGACAGCTCCACAGTCGATAGTCACGTGAGTTCTCACTTTGTACGTCGTGATCATCGAGCACAGCGGATTATTCCGTACATTTGCAGACAGAATTGACAGAACACAGTttgtgacagctctacaggaTTTACCCTTTCTCTAAGGTTATCACACTTAGTCTAGTTTTAGGATCGGTTCATTGAAGTTTGCTCATACCGGTAGCGGCGTTAATGCTAGCAACGCTGATCAGCAGCAATCCAGCTACCGCGGCAACCTTCATTGCTGACGGTGGTTTGCGTGCGTTCTACACGTTCCAGAATCGGGGAGAAATTCACAATCACTCGGTTTAAGATGAAAAACtctctcacacaaacacacggaagAAACAGGTTGCACTAACttgcactgtttttttttcttcagaatAACTTGCCAAGAACTTGCAGCCTGTGTGCGCGTGTTCACTTTCCGCAATCGGGACGGAACTGAACTGAACCAGCAGAGCGGTGGCGACAGAGTCTTTTATACATTTGTCGAGGACCATGATTAACGTGCAATTTGAGTTGGTGCCAAATTTGCGGAGCTGATAAGACAGTTTGGGGAGCGAATGGACAAAAATCTGTCTTATCTGGCGTGATCTGCAAAAGCGCTATGAGATCGTGTTTGttctgtgtgtttggtgtATAAAAAAATGTGGGTATCTTCCTATTTGACCTAAGCAAACATGTAGACTGTGTCTTTCAGTGTAGAAACTCAGGTGTCCGATCATGAGTCTGTTCATGGCGATAGCACCTCTGGATATTAACGAACAGTTGACCGGACGGAAGTTTTTTAGGCTTCAGACAACAGTGAGACTTATTTTTGGatgcaataaaaaagtgtCAATTTCAACCAAACTTTGTTGATCTTGTCTCAGTCAAAACAATAAACTTCAGCTTCTTGACGAATGGTTCTTTTTCGTTGAGATCCTTAATATTCTTAATTTAAGTATTCTCTCCTAATAATTTGGATTCTTAAATCAAATCATCTAATATTTTCACTCTTTGGACATCACAAatggtttttttcctcttttttcctGTTTCCCTTGCCCTCTTTTCTGCGTATATCACACGCCCTCTTTTCTAATCCCCGCTAATTGGATCCCAGGAGAGCCCAGCAGAGTCACTCATCGACATCCCGGTGAGCTGTCGAGGGCTGCACATGGTCGGGCACGTGTCCTGATTAAATCGAATCGAGGTGCGATTTGCAAAGCCATTCGCATCACACGATTGATTCGGCATCCCAATGCTATGGGGTATGGAAATAATTGGAAAGCGACAGCAGTGGTGTTATGGGGGTGGAAACTTCATTAAATTTATCTTTAATACTACTTCAatgcacgcaaaaaaaaaacaaattaagaaCACAGCTGTCTGTGAAAACTAGAAattaatttgtgttttttctctcttcttctcaTTTCAGGTATGTAGCTTGAAGCGATTGTCACGGCTTTGACTCGTTAAACTATTTCTTAACCTCGTTGCCTTTCACTTAAAAAGGTAAACATGTAATTAATTGTTGCTAAATTTAATCATGTTCGGAGTAAAACCTCTTGTGCACAACAAAACATCCCGTTGAAACCACCGGAAAATCAATAGATTAAATAGCAACCGTAACATGTGGTAAGGCAGagcatagaagaagaaaaaagtctCCACAAGATAAGGAAAAACTCTTCCTCCACCCAGCTCCACCAGCGTATGCAAATTCTTCGCTCGGGAAACTTGTTAGACAGCACAGTCGTCATATTTCCTCGAAGTCATATTTCAAACTTTTCTTACCTAGCCGAACGAGTTCGAAGCGCGCCGTCGGTGCCCGTTCCCCGCCCGAGATGCTCGAGCAAAAATTGTTCTTGTGGGTTTTGCACTCAAACCGTCTTCCGCCATCCCCCTTCCCATGTGTCTCTTCAATTTGCATTGCGGTCGTCTTCCATTCGGCGAAGTTCTTCCCGCAAGATAGGTTTTCAATGTACCGCCGAAGACGGTGGCAGTGcagagacagagacagagagagagcgtgtggAAAGCGACACCAGAATACGCATGGAATAAACAATGGGGCAAAAAAGCCGGCCAAGCTTCGCACCAATTTGTCCTTTCGGTTTGAAAGTTTTCCACCCTCATCCTCACCTCGACTGTCGAGGGGAGGAAACACAGGCACACGCTTTCCGCAGGCGCTCCGAAGGATGTTTGCTAAGACATACCCGATCTTGTGCTACGATCCGGACATGTATCGTTGGAGCTGGGGTCCTTTTTTTCACCCCTCTCCTGGCTTGTGTTTGTGCGGTCGTTACACCCGAACCCTGGGGGGAGGAGGACACAGAGGGAAGGAGTGTTGCTTCTTAAGCAGCGTGAAACTAAACCATCAACAGGAAGTCTCACCATTGCTCTGGGAAAGAAGGCCCCGGGACGCCAGTACAAGTAGTAGTGGAAAACCAATCCTTATCGTTGCGCCGCGTTGCTTTGcaaaaagcagaagaaaatgtTTTGTGACCAAGCCGAGGGAGGGAAGAGCGGGAGAAATATGCACAAATGCCAGTCTTTTCTTGTGGTAGTGGATTTAAAAGGGAAGAGCCGCGCGTGTTGCGGGTACGAGGTACGAGATGAGATTTTTAAGTTTTTCCACCCGCGATGCCACCGACAAATCCTGCTCCCCTTGACCCCCCAGCACAGTTTGCTTGCGCACAGGGACAACTTGTTGGTTGTAACGAGTTTTGAAGTTTTGTCGCATAGTTTCATGCTGCTTCGCCTGTTGTTATCACTCACTCCCACGACCCAACGTCCACCCACCCTATCCGAGGGGGAACATCTTTCTACCATCGTTAGTTTTGCCTATTTTGTCCTCCGtaatacgtgtgtgtgtgtgtgtgtgtgtgtgtgtgtgtgtgtggtgagagtgggatggtttcttttctttctttttttaattccgCATTCACTTCACCAACATTGTTTTCTAACTCGGCTCCACACATGCATATCGCATATCTGGCGGCGCACGCTCGCTGTTTTGCGGTCTCGCAAGGTCTCGATCTTTTTTTAATCTACGACGTGGAAACGGGGCAGACCTTTTTCCTCGAAATATGCGCGCATATGATTAAACCTTATCAGTCGGCAAACAATGTCTGCTCATGTAGGGCacatcagacacacacacacgcacacaccgtcAGTGTCGGGAGGGGGGCTAAGATGAGTTGTTTTGTTCTCATTCCCATTGTACTGCGCCAACAATTTCAGCAGATGATGCGTTCATTCATATGTGTGTTTCTaggtgtggtttgtttttcctctttgCAAGATAAAGGGTACGATCATCTGCGACATTCGGAGGTCTACGCGTCCGTGACATTGGTAGATTACTGTTACGGTTGAAGAGAAGACAGTTAGACTTCCTTATATTTATTTaagtttttattcaaataatttGTTGTTACTTTGTaggaataaaaagaaaactctcCTTCACCATAAAAAATACTCCAAATGTTCCCTACAAACGGCTAAAGCAAATGGATTTGCTTCCGAAGCCAACCGCCATTGCTGAATTTAATCGATTTTGTCGCATTTTCTTGCATCACCCGTAGGAAATGGAAACTAATCGAGCCATGAAATTGATACTGCGCCATGTGTCAGTTGGAAGGAAATATTGCGTAGGCCTTAAATTTAGTCTTTAAAAATCATTGCCTGGGGGTATTTAAGGGATGATTTATTCCCAGCCTATTGAGGTGCTTAAGCGTTGTGATCCTttgtcgattttttttgttcaatttaaaTGTACAAGGAATGTTAAAAAAGGGCTTATTTTTAGTATCATCCATTCGACTTGACCTACCTTAGAGTAAAGAATGAAATTTTTGGGTGTTATACAATCTTTGCCGCTAAATTTTGACTCTAactcacctatttttgtcccgaaggcatcaatttttgacagcgtgTCACGATTTTTGTCTCAAAGGCaacaatttttgacagtgcgcatcaatttttgcctagaaggcatcaatttttgactgtacgtcaatcgctttatttacaaaattttacgaattttcT
This genomic interval from Anopheles merus strain MAF chromosome 3L, AmerM5.1, whole genome shotgun sequence contains the following:
- the LOC121599222 gene encoding probable chitinase 10; protein product: MKVAAVAGLLLISVASINAATDRIVCYFGSWATYRIGNGKYDVESINPNLCTHIVYTFVGLDTKGNVKILDSWLDISLGGYSRFIQLKQRNPNVKLMVAIGGWNEGSASYSTMANSDLLRAVFVESAVAFVKRYGFDGFDVDWEYPTLRGGSVDDRVGFVKLLRDLRARFDQEGLLLSIATAATADYLRSAYDVPEINKYVHFVNLMAYDLHAYWDAQTGANAPMYPNSWETGYTSSMLNVDACVKAWLGAGLDPSKLVLGVPVYGHTFKLSSTSDTRIGAPTIGPGDAGPYTLEPGTLSYLEICEKLAAGGYTKAFSSVQQVPYAYSGNQWISYDDVNSIAIKVQYAKRMNLGGIMVWSIESDDARGICGEGQHPITSAVYREVFGTVAPTPGTTTTTAKTTTTTTSTARPITTTTTQRPLTTTTTMYRTTTTTTTARPTQKLVCPASGFLRDPNNCAQFYQCYPGLQITDQFTVLISDKVFCFFDNKATYRVGDGKVTVEDINPNLCTHIVYSSITLTSTGSIKLLDSYADVTNGGFARFKSVCQRAPAVKCMIGLNSLQSGSSPFSTLMNNTVTRQAAVSSILSFLIQQYQFDGLDFYWQYPVLKGGNPEDRFNFVTFISELSANLHMYGLLLTLSVAPTSDFFMGSYNVPSLVRYVDYFNVMAFNMHHYWDGKTGHQSALYASGKETSLYEAQLNVDAVITGWIAEGAPAAKLILGVTPTANIMKLYAANDSGIGARTAGRGDMGQYTTTEGIMSYPELCLERAKAGWETVLDRTQESFYATNKISWATYDEVQTVQLKGSYIITRGLAGMALYDMENDDVKNLCGKGFYPLLRGVNTGLGRRIPDGESSGTTTTTKATTTTTTATTRAPTTTTTTTRATTTTTASPPVLPTTCPRNGYVRDPTNCSVYYRCIPNG